tttattatatttcagttACAAATATAGGACATCAAATTAAAGTGTAATGATAAATGACTTaccttttttaaaatacatccgttcaatttatattgtacattatttaatttaacatttattgcGCACAAatcacttaaaaaaaaaaataaaaaataaatactctCAAATTTTTGGCAGCCATTTCACAACAAAACACTCGCGatggcaaaatgcaaaagatcGAGCACGCACTAGATCACCGCTGTAAaccgttgcatacttttaagtGCGCACGAGAATGCCAGTTGAACGCGCACccactcacacccacacacgcgcCAACGGAGAATGAGGCCAAAGGAGAATGAGGAAATTGCAGAAGTTTACCGATTTCACCCGTTTAAACTAGAAATACCGTATCAAACGCATTGCGTCGACCTGCGCTCACTAGTTAATTACACTTTGTAGCACTTTTCGACGGGAAACGACGctgatatttgtttaatttcaatttttaagcGCGTCCGCCATCGCATTTGGTGTTTACCGGTGCTCACGGACGAAGAAAGTGACCGTTTGTGGAGAGAACCTAAACTTTTAAGCCGCAGGAGAAATCAAATGAACGGTAAATAAAGCTTTGCCGCTTGCAAGCGTTGAACTGCTTGTTTGGAAACTTGTTGATCTTTCGCCACCCTTGTGcgcattaaatgaaaattgattttgaatcGATTTATAAACgttggaaaaaaaatgtatttaaagaAAGCAATTGGAGGAAAACAGAGTTCTGTGGGAGGGGGATGAAGAAAGTCCAGTCCCCGAGGGTCTTAAAAACTAAGCTAGATCAATGGATTGGTTCATCCTCCTCGCCTATGTCTCCATTTTCTCCACTTTCTTGCGCTTCGTTTTGGACGTCGATGGCGAATCGGTGGCATCTGTATCCTCGGGCACCACCTCCACTCGGATCCTCTTGCCAGCGACCACGTCCTCCTTCGATGGCTGCGTTTCCATCGCCCGCTTCTTGGGCTTCACGAAGCTGCCACGTCCCGCGGCGCGTTCCGCCTCCTCGATGCTGTACGGCTCGATCTCCAGAGCCTTGAGACGCCTCTTGTGCACCTTGGTGCGGAAATGTGCCTGCATGGCGGTGTCATCGATGAAGTACTTGGCACAGTGCACGCAGTAGAACTGCGCGAATCCTGGCTTGTCGAGATCCACATTCTGATTGATCAGTTCACCGCTCCGGGTCTGCAGATCGTCGTCGATCTGGTCGAGATCACGTCGGCGATTCCGCACACGCCATCTCCTCTGCAGATGGGTATCGCCATAGTGCATCTTCTTGCGCTTCGTTACCATTCCCATTTTGCtggcttttttttatatttacaacTTCTACGGAAAATGTAAACGTTTGTTTTGGCACGTGTTTTGGTTGCCAATGGGGTTTtagcttctgctgctgcgctAGGTGTTTCCTAAAACCTGTAATGCATTTGAATGTTAAATTATATACTGTTACTGTAATTTGTTGCTTAACTTTACCAGTTTTTGGTTAAGAAACGAGTGTTTTAAAGTTAACAAGTTAATTTAATGCGCACATAGAATGTTGGAGACGGTGGCCGCTCGATAGGTTTCTTATCGATAGCTGAACGGCTCGTTGTGTGTGCACACTGATACACagctgtttttatttattctaaataaaactaaattaaactaaaactaattaaattaaaattctataaatTAGCTACTTATTACGACAATAACTTATATAATTAACTCATTTTTTAGCTGCACTCCGTGTACTTCGTATTTTACAATACTACTTTTTGGCATTATTTAGTGCCTTTTCGCAATCAGCGGactgttaaataaaaaaacatatgctTGCAATTAATTCATCAACAATCGTGCGAACAAGTTGTCTGCGGGCGGACGgtgcactttttgttttaatattatttatttccttgCCGCAGGAAGTAAAGTAAGCCCCTAACATTTGAATACATAAACATTAAGTTCGGTTCAACTTGCGTTGATAAAGTGCAATTGATAATACAAATAGTGGGTGTGTGGGCtggacgcacacacacatgtgcgaTTGGATAACACTGTGAAATAGATCGGGTTTTACACTTGCAAAAACGATTAaagcaattattatttttcataagATGCTGCAGCCGGTCCACTCTTGCTATCTCGCTTGCTTTAAAAGCTCAGCGTTTgcagtgagtgtgtgtgtgtgatttagcgcaaaaagcaacaacgaagcaaaaaataaaatcagaaaCTGTGATTGTTGTTAAATGAGTGGTGCAGGGGGTTGGGAGGGTGTCAGAGGGAGCGGGACGGGACGGCAGCTGCATGCATTGTTTAAAATGTACGATTGTTGGCTTATTGGCATTTTTCGTTGACTCTCTGTTTTTAGCTAGACATTCCGTTGAGTTCGTCGCTTAAACCGGCGTTACAGCATACATACATTGTAGATTGTTACAACTCGAGCCAATTGCCCGCCAATTGCAGTaagtacaacaacaacaaaaagaacgCGAAATGCGTGAAATAgtataaactaaactaaaaacaaaGCTTAGGAGTCCTTATCGATAATCAGCGATTGCATACCGATTGCGATTATCAGTGCCAATCGCTTATCAGTCAATTATACCGTTACAAGCACAATTAACCGTCTATCTGTGTTCGTGCGTTGAGTGATATATGTTTGAATTCAGATCAACAAACTCTCTCCTACTCTCTTTTCTTTACACATGTGATATAATAGCTCCCCAGCCCCGCAATAGAAAAAAACTCACGCACTAAACGAAAATAATCACTCTCGCCGTTTCTCTcccatttgttgttgcaatACATGTCGGTCACGATTTGACATTTCGCAAGTGGTGCgattgtgagtgtgtgtgtgcgtgtgtgcaggAGTAAAGGATGGGGCTCTCTTTGCGGAGATCAGCTGATGAGATGAAGCAACGGTTAATGCCATTTGTCCatgcaaataaacagaaagaaaaaattgttCGTTGCTAGATCATTTATATTTCGCTTGAtatttggaaataaattaaattaaattaatattaattcaattttaatctAAGACTCTTTAATataatatgaataataaataggACAGGCTGAATCACACTCAGCACGGCGTAAAATTCCATTTCCAAACTTATATCAAAATAGCTTAGCTATTTCGCTGAGTCTTAGCATTTAGCAAATGCAGATTATTCATTGTTACTTGttcaaaataaaactaaaaaatatacaaatttaaacaatatgtaGTGATAATGGTTTATTACATGAGAAGAGTAACAACtgcttttctctctgtgtataGGCAAAGCTGCTAATGCAGGCGAATAAAAGCGAGAGTGATAGAGGTGAATAGGTCCAACCGGTTTGGTCCGTGCGTTAGTTATCTGCTGTTTAATTAACAGAGGCGCTGAAAAGGGGGTTCCCATTGCCCCCCAGAGAGAAGCGCCCAAACGATTTCCTATCAGGGATTCCATAGAAACCAAACAAACCACAGaatgttatttataaaacacGCAAATTTACCCTGAACTTTAACTTTTCAGTATTTTTGCACCAGAAAAGTTCGCCCagtgaacattttttttcccccaccGCCACTGTTCAATGATTATTTCAAAATCGAACTACAATTGCTGCATCCACGAGTAGCAATTATGT
This Drosophila simulans strain w501 chromosome X, Prin_Dsim_3.1, whole genome shotgun sequence DNA region includes the following protein-coding sequences:
- the LOC6725303 gene encoding zinc finger protein 593 homolog — protein: MGMVTKRKKMHYGDTHLQRRWRVRNRRRDLDQIDDDLQTRSGELINQNVDLDKPGFAQFYCVHCAKYFIDDTAMQAHFRTKVHKRRLKALEIEPYSIEEAERAAGRGSFVKPKKRAMETQPSKEDVVAGKRIRVEVVPEDTDATDSPSTSKTKRKKVEKMET